From the Streptomyces sp. NBC_00654 genome, the window CGCACCGTCGAGAAGCTGCTGGGCACTCCCGCGCCCGCGGGCCCGAGCCGCGACGCGAAGGAGTCGATGCGCGGCTTCGCGGCCGGGTACAACGCCTGGATCGAGCAGAACCGGATCACCGACCCGGCCTGCCGGGGTGCCTCCTGGGTACGGCCCGTCACCGCGCTGGATGTCGCGGTCCGGGCCTTCGCGCTCTCCGTGCTCGGCGGCCAGGGCCGGGGTATCGACGGCATCACGGCCGCGCGACCCCCGTCCGGCGCGGCGGCGCAGCCCGGTGTGACACCGGGCGAGGCGGCACAGGCGGCCGCGCGGCTGCTGTCCACACAGAACGCGGACATGGGTTCCAACGCCGTCGCCTTCAACGGGGCGACGACGGCGAACGGGCGCGGGCTGCTGCTCGGCAACCCGCACTACCCGTGGCAGGGCGGACGCAGGTTCTGGCAGTCGCAGCAGACCATTCCGGGCGAACTGAACGTCTCGGGCGGATCGCTCCTCGGCTCGTCCACGATGTCGATCGGGCACAACGCGCACATCGCGTGGAGCCATACGGTCGCCACGGGCGTCACGCTCAATCTGCACCAGCTGGCCCTGGACCCGGCCGACCCGACCGTGTACCTCGTGGACGGCGTCCCGGAGCGGATGGTGAAGCGCACGGTCTCGGTGCCGGTGAAGGACGCCGCCCCGGTGACCCGCACCCAGTGGTGGACCCGGTTCGGGCCGGTCGTCACCTCGCTCGGCACCGGGCTGCCGCTGCCGTGGACGGCGGACACCGCGTACGCGCTGAACGACCCGAACGCGTCGAATCTGCGCGCCTCGGACACGGCGCTCGGTTTCAGCAGGGCGCGCGGCACCGCCGGAATCCAGGACGCGCTGCGCCGTACGCAGGGCCTCCCCTGGGTGAACACGATCGCCGCCGACTCCGCCGGGCATTCCTTCTTCTCCCAGTCCCAGGTCCTGCCCCGGATCACGGACGACCTGGCCCGGCGCTGCTCGACCGCGCTCGGCAGGGCGACCTACCCCTCGTCCGGGCTCGCGGTGCTGGACGGCTCGAAGAGCGACTGCGCGTTGGGGTCGGACCCGGACGCGGTGCAGCCGGGGATCTTCGGTCCGGGCCGGATGCCCACGCTGAAGGACACCGAGTATGTCGAGAACTCCAACGACAGTGCCTGGCTGACGAACGCCGCACACCCGCTGACGGGCTACGAGCGGGTCTTCGGCACCATCGGGACGAACCGCTCGATGCGTACGCGCGGGGCGGTCGAGGATGTGTCGGCGATGGCGGAGCGGGGGCGGCTGCGCGTCGCGGACCTGCAGCGCCAGCAGTTCGCGAACCGCGCGCCCGCCGGTGATCTGACCGCCGCCGACATGGCGGCGGCGTGCTCGGCGCTGCCGGGCGGCATCGCGGTGGGCACCGACGGCTCACCGGTCGATGTGTCCGCGGCCTGCCCGGTGCTGCGCCGCTGGGACCGGAGCGTGGACACCGCCAGCCGGGGCGCGCTGCTCTTCGACCGCTTCTGGCGCCGGGCGGCGAAGGTGCCCGCCGACCGGCTGTGGCAGGTGCCCTACAGCCCCGCCGATCCGGTACGGACCCCGAACACCCTCAACACCTCGGCCCCCGGGGTCACGGCGGCGCTCGCCGACGCCGTGGCGGAGCTGCGGGCTGCGGGAATCGCTCCGGACGCCCCGCTGGGCGACCACCAGTTCGTCGCGCGGAACGGGCAGCGCCTTCCGATCAGCGGCGGTACGGAGTCGCTGGGCATCTGGAACAAGACGGAGCCCCGGTGGAACGGGGCGGCCGGCGGCTACACCGAGGTGTCGGACGGCTCCAGCTACATCCAGGCGGTCGGCTGGGACGGCGGAAAATGCCCGGTCGCCCGGACGCTGCTGACGTACTCCCAGTCGTCGAACCCCGCGTCGGCGCACTTCAGTGATCAGACCCGGCTGTACTCCCAGGAGCGCTGGGTGACCTCCCGGTTCTGCGAGAAGGACATCGCGCGCTCTCCGGAACTGCGGGTGGAGCGGGTGCGCGAGCACCGCTGACCGGCGCCAGTGACCGGCACCGCTGCCGGCACCCCGGCCGGTTCCCGGGGGGGGGCGGCCCCGTCCCTCCCCCGGGAACCGGTCGCCGGATCACAGGGCGCCGGGGCGGTCCTCCCAGTACGGGTCGCGCAGGCGCCGTTTGTACAGCTTGCCGTTGGGGTCGCGGGGCATCGCGGCGATGAAGTCGACGCTTCTGGGCCGCTTGAACCCCGCGAGCCGCTGTTCGCAGTGGGCGAGGATCCCGGCGGCCAGCGCCTCACCCGGCTCGTGGCCCTCCGCCGCTTCGACGACGGCCTTGACCTCCTCGCCCCAGTCCCCGTGCGGGATGCCGAAGACGGCGGCGTCGGCGACCGCGGGGTGGGCGAGGAGGGCCGCCTCGATCTCGGCGGGGTAGATATTGACGCCACCCGAGATGATCATGTCGATCTTGCGGTCGCGGAGGAAGAGATAGCCCTCCTCGTCCAGGATGCCCAGGTCACCGACGGTGAAGAAGTCGCCGATGCGGTTCTTCCGCGTCTTGGTCTCGTCCTTGTGGTAGCTGAAGCCGCCGGTGCTCATCTTCATGTAGACGGTGCCCAGTTCACCGGGTGCCAGCCGGTTCCCGTCGTCGTCGTGGACGGCCAGTTCGCTGATGGGCCAGGCCCTGCCGACGGTTCCCGGCTTCTTCAGCCAGTCCTCGGCGGTGGCGAACGCCCCGCCGCCCTCACTGGCCGCGTAGTACTCCTCGACGCACCGCCCCCACCAGTCGATCATCGCCCGCTTGACGTGGTCGGGGCAGGGAGCGGCGCCGTGGATGGCGTGCCGCATCGACGAGACGTCGTAGCGGCGCTTCACCTCGTCGGGCAGGGCGAGGAGCCGGTGGAACTGCGTCGGGACCATGTGGGTGTGCGTGCAGCGGTACGCGTCGATGACCCTGAGCATGTCCTGCGGTGCCCATCGGTCCATCAGGACCAGCGGGTGGCCGATGTGCAGGGACGCTCCCGCGAACTGGAGCACGGCCGTGTGGTAGAGCGGCGAGCAGACCAGGTGGACGTTGTCGTCGAACGGCCTGATGCCGAAGATGCCGAGGAAGCCGCCGAGGTGGCTCTCCTCGGGGAGTTTTCCGGAGAGCGGCCGCCGGATGCCGCGGGGGCGGCCGGTGGTGCCCGAGGTGTAGTTCATCACCCAGCCCAGCGTCCGGTCCCCGGGCGGGGTGTCCGGCCTGCCGTCGAGCAGTTCCGCGTACGGGCGGCAGCCGTCGACGGTGCCCACGGCGTAGCGGTGGGTGGCGGGCAGTCCCGCCTCGTCGGCCGCGGCGGTCGCGGCCGGTGCGAACCGTTCGTGGGCGATCAGCACCTTGGCGCCGGAGTCCGCGACGATCCAGGCGATCTCGGGGCCGATGAGGTGGTGGTTGACGGGGACGAGGTAGAAACCGGCCTGGGCGGCGGCGAGGTAGGCGGTGAAGAACTCGACGCCGTTGGGCAGGACGACGGCGAACGCGTCGCCCCGTCCGAGGCCGGCGGCGCGCAGTCCGTGGACCATGCGGTTGGCGGCGGCGTGCAGCCGGCCCGCGCTCCACTCCTCGCCGTCGGGCGCGACGAGGACGGTGCGGCCGGGGTCGGCGGTGGCCTGGGCCCAGAAGCCGTTGGGCGGCTGGTTCATGAGGCGCTCCGTCCGGCGATGCGGTTGACGCGGTCCACGGCGCGTTCGAAACCGCGGGTCAGGTCATCGAAGACCGCCTGGACGCTGCGTTCGGTGTTCATGCGCCCGACGATCTGGCCGACCGGTGTGCCGAGCAGGGCGCCGACCTCGTACTTCTGGATCCGGGAGACCGCTTCGGCGACCAGGAGTCCCTGGAGCGGCATGGGCAGGGTGCCGGGTCCGGCGGCGTCGTCCCAGGCGTCGGTCCATTCGGTACGCAGCTGACGTGCGGGTTTCCCGGTGAGGGCGCGGGAGCGGACGGTGTCGCCGGATCCGGCGTCGAGGAGTTTGCGGGTCAGCGCCGGGGAGTGGAGGTCGGCCTCCTCCGTGGTGAGCCAGAGGGAGCCGAGCCAGACGCCCTGGGCGCCCAGGGCGAGTCCGGCGGCGATCTGTTCACCGCTGCCGATGCCTCCGGCGGCGAGGACGGGCAGCGGGCCGACGGCGTCCACCGCTTCGGGGACCAGCACCATGGAGGCGATCTCGCCCGTATGGCCGCCCGCCTCGTATCCCTGGGCGACGACGATGTCGATGCCCGCTTCGGCGTGCCGCCGTGCGTGCTTGGCGCTGCCCGCGAGCGCGGCGACGAGTACGCCGTTCTCGTGGGCGCGTTCGACGACATCGGGGGGCGGGGAGCCGAGGGCGTTGGCGAGGAGCCTGATGGGGTAGCCGAAGGCGACATCGAGCTGGTTGCGGGCGACTTCCTCCATCCAGCCGGTGATGCGCCAGCCGGATGCCTCGCCCTCGGCGAGCTCGGGTACGCCGTGCTTGGCGAGGGTGTCCCGGACGAACCTGCGGTGCCCTTCCGGGATCATCGCCTCGACGTCCGTCTCGGTGACCCCCTCCACCTTCCTGGCCGGCATGACGACGTCCAGGCCGTACGGCTTGCCGTCGGTATGCGCCTGCATCCAGTCGAGGTCGCGGGCCAGGTCGTCCGGCGCGGTGTAACGGACCGCCCCGAGCACACCGAAACCGCCGGCCCTGGTGATGGCAGCGGCGACCGCGGGGAACGGCGTGAAGCCGAAGATGGCGTGCTCGATCCCCAGTTTCTTGCTCAGCTCCGTCTCCATGGGCCGCAGGATGCCGCAGCCGGACAACCGAGGGAAGAGATTTTCTGATGCAGTGTCAGATTCTTTGTGGCGCCGGGGGCGTACGGGGCGGCGGAGGTGACAGTAATCTCGGCGGCGGCAAGAAGTTTCACTCTTCGGAGAGATCGCGAAAGTTACTTTCGCGCGGGCGCTGACACGCGGGTGCCGCCCCGTGGGCGCCCCCAGATGCGGGAAGGGGTTGCGGATGACCGGGGACGCGACGGGGAGAGGATTCAGCCGCCGGAGGCTGGGCGGCGGGATACTTGCCCTGGGCGGAGCGCTCGTCCTGGCACCGATCCCCCTTGCGGGGACGGCCGCCGGGGCGGAGCCGGGCACAGGAACGGGCGTGGGTACGGGCATGGACCAGGGCGAGGGCAGCGGACCGGCGCGGGGGCGCCCCACGCTGCGGCGCGGTTCCGCCGCCCGCGCGGGACTCCTCCAGGAGCCGCTGGACCAACTCGTCACGGATGCGGAGAAATACCTCGCCGACTCCCCCGCGCACCCCTGGTACGCGGGCGCGGTCCTGCTCGCCGGGCGCGGCGGCACGGTGGCGCTGCACCGGCCGATCGGCAAGGCGGTGCGCTACGCCGCGTACGACGAGAAGACCGACACGGGGGTGGAGTTCCCCCCCGAGCAGCAGATCGCGATGGCCGAGGACACCGTCTTCGACCTCGCCTCGGTCTCCAAGCTCTTCACCTCGATCCTGGCCGTGCAGCAGATCGAACGGGGCGCGCTGGAGCTGGAGGCCACGGTCGCCTCGTACCTCCCGGACTTCGCGGGCGGCGGGAAGAAGGACATCACGGTCCGTCAGCTGCTGACGCACACCTCCGGCTTCCGGGCCTGGATCCCGCTCTACAAGGAGCCGACCCGGGAGGGAAAGCTGCGACTGCTGTGGAACGAGGTACCGGCGAGCCCGCCCGGCAGCGCCTATCTCTACTCCGACCTCAATCTGATCTCGCTCCAGTTGATCCTGGAGCGGATCACCGGCCGCGCCCTGGACGAACTGCTCCGCGAGGAGATCACCGCTCCGCTGGGGATGCACCGCACCCGCTACAACCCGCCCGCCTCCTGGAAGCCGAGGATCGCCGCCACGGAGGACGCCCGGCTGCCCTGGTCGGGGCTGGAGCGCGGGCTCGTCTGGGGCGAGGTGCACGACGAGAACGCCTACGGCCTGGGCGGGGTCGCGGGCCACGCCGGGGTGTTCTCCTGCGCCTGGGACCTGGCGGTTCTCGCCCGTACGCTGCTCAACGGCGGGGCCTACGGCCGCTCCCGGATCCTGTCCGAGGACTCGGTCGAGCTGCTGTTCACCGACTTCAACACCGCGTTCCCGGGTGATGAGCACGGCCTCGGCTTCGAGCTCTACCAGCACTGGTACATGGGCGCGATGGCCACGCCCCGTACGGCGGGCCACACCGGTTTCACCGGCACCAGCCTGGTGCTGGACCCGTCGACCGACTCGTTCCTGATCGTGCTGGGCAATTCCGTGCATCCCGTACGGAACTGGCGCTCGGGCAGCGCCCCGCGTGTCGCCGCGGCGAACCGGATGGCACGGGCCGTCGCGGTGCGGCCCGCCCGGGGGCGCACCGCCTGGTTCTCCGGCATGGCCGGTGCCACCACCGCCACGCTGACCCTGCCCGCGCTGCGCCCGGTGTCCGCGCGGGCCGGGCTGAGCTGTGCGCTGTGGTGGGACACCGAGCCCGGCTCCGACGTCCTCGCCCTTGAGGCGTCGGCCGACGCGGGCGTGAGCTGGCAGCCGGTGCCGTTCACCACGGCGGCGTCGGGCTCAGCCGGAACGCCGGAGCCCGAACCCCACCCGACGGGCGCGGTGTCCGGCTGGTCGGGGCGCCGCTGGCACCGCCTGGAGGCGGATCTGGTCGCGTGGCGCGGCAAGGAGGTGCGGCTGCGCTGGCGTTACACCACGGACCAGTTGTACGTGGGCCGCGGCGCGTACGTGGACGCCATCCGGGTCCGGGACGGCGGCCGCACGGTCTTCGACGAGTCGCGACCGCAGGATGCCGTACGGATCGAGGCAGCCGGCTGGACGGCCTCGGCCGACTGAGCCGGACGTCCGCGCCCGCACCGGCCTCCGCGCCACCGGCCCGATCCGCACCGGCCCGATCGCTCCGGTGCTCACGCCACCGGCGACGGCGCGGGCGTCGGTGCGGGCGTCGGTGCGGAGGCGGGCGCGGGCGTCGGTGCGGGCACCCGTACCGGTGCCGGTGCCGTCGACTCCCGTACCACCAGCCGGGGGCGGATGAGCAGCGAGCGCCCTGCCGAGGGGGCCGCGTCGATCCGGGCCCTGAGCTGCTGGAACGTCTCCGCGGCCATCTCGGGGAGCGGCTGGCGGACCGTGGTCAGCGGGGGTTCGAAGAGGTCGGCGAGCAGGATGTCGTCGAAGCCGACCACCGAGATGTCCGCTCCGGCGCTGAGCCCGGCGTCCTTGGCCCCCCGGCAGATCCCGATCGCGCACATGTCGTTGATCGCGACGAACGCGGTGGGCGGACGCGGCGCGGCCAGCAGCTCACGGGCCGCGTTCCGGCCCAGCTCGGCGGCGTCCTTGTCACCGAACTCCGCGGTGTCCGCGCCCGGCCACACGATCGCGTCGGCCGGGTCGAGGCCGGCCGACTCCAGGGCGGCACGGAAGCCGCGGAGCCGTTCGCGGCGGTTGACACTGTTGACGGAACCGGAGACGAAGGCGAGTCTGCGGTGGCCGAGTTCGATCAGATGCCTGGTGGCGAGCTCGGCGCCCATCGCGTTGTCCACACTGATGCTGGCCAGCGACGCCGGGTCGCCCGCCTGGGCCGTGCGGTCGAAGGCGACCATCTTCAGACCCCGGCTGAGCAGCGGCGCGACATGTTCGAGCGAGGGCAGCGATGAGCAGAGCACTACGCCGCTCACCCCGTCCGCGAGCAGTTCCTCGCCGTACTTGAGCTCACGGGCCGGGTCGCGCTCGCTGTTGCAGAGCAGGACGTGATAGCCCTCGGCGAGCGCGATGGCCTCCAGCTCGCGGGCGAGCGCCCCCCAGAAGGGGTTGGCGACGGACGGCACGATGAGGCCGATCACCTTGATCCGGCCCGTGCGCAGCATCCGCGCGGCCCGGTTGGGCCGGTAGCTCAGCTGCTCGATGGCCTGCTCGACGCGGGCCAGTGTCGCTGCCTGCATACGGTCGGTACGCCCGTTGAGGACGTTGGAGACCGTGCTCGCGGACACCCCCGCGGCCGCCGCAACCTGATGGATCGTAACCCCGCTCATGCCACCTCCGGTTCGGAACACCGTGCCGATCGTAGTGTATCGATTTACTTAACTCTCTCCATCGATACACCCGTTAACTTTCCCGAAAAATTGTTGTGCATCAGCTGTTGACGCCGCTCTCCGGGCGTTCCTAGTCTCAGTGCATCGATTTACCAGCACTTCTCGGCCATGGCTGGGACATGCCTCGCTGGATCGATCCACAGTCTCCACCTCAAAAGGGGTGTCCCATGGAACTCAACAGACGGTCGCTGCTCGCTGTCATCGGCGCGGGCACTGCCGCGGCCCTCACCGGCTGCGGCACCGGCTCCTCGTCGGCCGGTTCGGCCGACGGCCCCGCCGAGGGTGAGATCACGCTGCTCACCCCCATCTACGAAGGCGCCAAGGGCAAGAAGGTACTGGAGGGCGAGATCCTCGGCGGGTTCCGGAAGAAGTACCCGGACGTCAAGGTGAACGTGGACTACACCACGTACGCCCAGCTGAACGAGAAGATCACCACCGGTCTCGCGGGCGGGCTGCTGCCCGACGTCCTGATGATGGGTGTTGGCTGGATACCGCCGTTCGCCGCCAAGAAGGCGATCGCCGAACTGCCGGAGAAGCTGGCCACCGCGCACGACTACGAGAAGCGGGTGCTGGAGCCGTCCCGCTACGACGGCAAGCTGTACGCGCTTCCGGTGATCCTGGACACCCGCATCGTGGTCTACCGCAAGGACCACTTCGCGGAGGCCGGGATCAAGAAGACCCCGGCCAACTGGGCCGAGCTGCGTGCCGTGGCCAAGCAGCTGACGAGGGACGGACGGGTCGGATTCGACCCGTTCTCCATCGATCTGCGACAGTGCTGGGAGACCTTCCTCTTCTCCAACGGCGGTCAGCTGTTCAGCGAGGACGGCAAGAAGGTGCTGTTCACCGACGCCCGCGGGGTCGAGGCCCTGCAGTTCTTCAAGGACCTGGTCAAGGACGGTTCGGCGGTCTACGCCAAGAAGACGGAGCTCGGCGCACCGACGAACATACAGACCGGCAAGGCCTCGATGATGATGTCGACGAGCGGCCAGTGGGTCCAGGTCAAGGAACAGAACCCGGACCTGATCAAGGACGACAAGCTGGGCGCGTTCATCCTCGCCAACCGCAGGCCGGCGATGCTCCAGGGCGGCACACTCGTCACCCAGTCCGCGAGCTCCAAGCACCCGGCGGCGGCACGCGCGCTGGTCGAGTACCTCGCGACCCCCGAATCGATCCTCGGCGCGGCCTCGCAGCGC encodes:
- a CDS encoding penicillin acylase family protein, which gives rise to MSLRNRLRMIAVAGLALAGVSAGLPPAAAGAPHERHPSGGGLSAVIRYTEYGIPHIVAKDYANLGFGNGWAQAADQVCNLADGFLTVRGERSAYLGADGVPDGSLSSASTNLSSDLYFRGVRGSRTVEKLLGTPAPAGPSRDAKESMRGFAAGYNAWIEQNRITDPACRGASWVRPVTALDVAVRAFALSVLGGQGRGIDGITAARPPSGAAAQPGVTPGEAAQAAARLLSTQNADMGSNAVAFNGATTANGRGLLLGNPHYPWQGGRRFWQSQQTIPGELNVSGGSLLGSSTMSIGHNAHIAWSHTVATGVTLNLHQLALDPADPTVYLVDGVPERMVKRTVSVPVKDAAPVTRTQWWTRFGPVVTSLGTGLPLPWTADTAYALNDPNASNLRASDTALGFSRARGTAGIQDALRRTQGLPWVNTIAADSAGHSFFSQSQVLPRITDDLARRCSTALGRATYPSSGLAVLDGSKSDCALGSDPDAVQPGIFGPGRMPTLKDTEYVENSNDSAWLTNAAHPLTGYERVFGTIGTNRSMRTRGAVEDVSAMAERGRLRVADLQRQQFANRAPAGDLTAADMAAACSALPGGIAVGTDGSPVDVSAACPVLRRWDRSVDTASRGALLFDRFWRRAAKVPADRLWQVPYSPADPVRTPNTLNTSAPGVTAALADAVAELRAAGIAPDAPLGDHQFVARNGQRLPISGGTESLGIWNKTEPRWNGAAGGYTEVSDGSSYIQAVGWDGGKCPVARTLLTYSQSSNPASAHFSDQTRLYSQERWVTSRFCEKDIARSPELRVERVREHR
- a CDS encoding acyl-CoA synthetase; this translates as MNQPPNGFWAQATADPGRTVLVAPDGEEWSAGRLHAAANRMVHGLRAAGLGRGDAFAVVLPNGVEFFTAYLAAAQAGFYLVPVNHHLIGPEIAWIVADSGAKVLIAHERFAPAATAAADEAGLPATHRYAVGTVDGCRPYAELLDGRPDTPPGDRTLGWVMNYTSGTTGRPRGIRRPLSGKLPEESHLGGFLGIFGIRPFDDNVHLVCSPLYHTAVLQFAGASLHIGHPLVLMDRWAPQDMLRVIDAYRCTHTHMVPTQFHRLLALPDEVKRRYDVSSMRHAIHGAAPCPDHVKRAMIDWWGRCVEEYYAASEGGGAFATAEDWLKKPGTVGRAWPISELAVHDDDGNRLAPGELGTVYMKMSTGGFSYHKDETKTRKNRIGDFFTVGDLGILDEEGYLFLRDRKIDMIISGGVNIYPAEIEAALLAHPAVADAAVFGIPHGDWGEEVKAVVEAAEGHEPGEALAAGILAHCEQRLAGFKRPRSVDFIAAMPRDPNGKLYKRRLRDPYWEDRPGAL
- a CDS encoding nitronate monooxygenase family protein; translated protein: METELSKKLGIEHAIFGFTPFPAVAAAITRAGGFGVLGAVRYTAPDDLARDLDWMQAHTDGKPYGLDVVMPARKVEGVTETDVEAMIPEGHRRFVRDTLAKHGVPELAEGEASGWRITGWMEEVARNQLDVAFGYPIRLLANALGSPPPDVVERAHENGVLVAALAGSAKHARRHAEAGIDIVVAQGYEAGGHTGEIASMVLVPEAVDAVGPLPVLAAGGIGSGEQIAAGLALGAQGVWLGSLWLTTEEADLHSPALTRKLLDAGSGDTVRSRALTGKPARQLRTEWTDAWDDAAGPGTLPMPLQGLLVAEAVSRIQKYEVGALLGTPVGQIVGRMNTERSVQAVFDDLTRGFERAVDRVNRIAGRSAS
- a CDS encoding serine hydrolase, with translation MTGDATGRGFSRRRLGGGILALGGALVLAPIPLAGTAAGAEPGTGTGVGTGMDQGEGSGPARGRPTLRRGSAARAGLLQEPLDQLVTDAEKYLADSPAHPWYAGAVLLAGRGGTVALHRPIGKAVRYAAYDEKTDTGVEFPPEQQIAMAEDTVFDLASVSKLFTSILAVQQIERGALELEATVASYLPDFAGGGKKDITVRQLLTHTSGFRAWIPLYKEPTREGKLRLLWNEVPASPPGSAYLYSDLNLISLQLILERITGRALDELLREEITAPLGMHRTRYNPPASWKPRIAATEDARLPWSGLERGLVWGEVHDENAYGLGGVAGHAGVFSCAWDLAVLARTLLNGGAYGRSRILSEDSVELLFTDFNTAFPGDEHGLGFELYQHWYMGAMATPRTAGHTGFTGTSLVLDPSTDSFLIVLGNSVHPVRNWRSGSAPRVAAANRMARAVAVRPARGRTAWFSGMAGATTATLTLPALRPVSARAGLSCALWWDTEPGSDVLALEASADAGVSWQPVPFTTAASGSAGTPEPEPHPTGAVSGWSGRRWHRLEADLVAWRGKEVRLRWRYTTDQLYVGRGAYVDAIRVRDGGRTVFDESRPQDAVRIEAAGWTASAD
- a CDS encoding LacI family DNA-binding transcriptional regulator; amino-acid sequence: MSGVTIHQVAAAAGVSASTVSNVLNGRTDRMQAATLARVEQAIEQLSYRPNRAARMLRTGRIKVIGLIVPSVANPFWGALARELEAIALAEGYHVLLCNSERDPARELKYGEELLADGVSGVVLCSSLPSLEHVAPLLSRGLKMVAFDRTAQAGDPASLASISVDNAMGAELATRHLIELGHRRLAFVSGSVNSVNRRERLRGFRAALESAGLDPADAIVWPGADTAEFGDKDAAELGRNAARELLAAPRPPTAFVAINDMCAIGICRGAKDAGLSAGADISVVGFDDILLADLFEPPLTTVRQPLPEMAAETFQQLRARIDAAPSAGRSLLIRPRLVVRESTAPAPVRVPAPTPAPASAPTPAPTPAPSPVA
- a CDS encoding ABC transporter substrate-binding protein, giving the protein MELNRRSLLAVIGAGTAAALTGCGTGSSSAGSADGPAEGEITLLTPIYEGAKGKKVLEGEILGGFRKKYPDVKVNVDYTTYAQLNEKITTGLAGGLLPDVLMMGVGWIPPFAAKKAIAELPEKLATAHDYEKRVLEPSRYDGKLYALPVILDTRIVVYRKDHFAEAGIKKTPANWAELRAVAKQLTRDGRVGFDPFSIDLRQCWETFLFSNGGQLFSEDGKKVLFTDARGVEALQFFKDLVKDGSAVYAKKTELGAPTNIQTGKASMMMSTSGQWVQVKEQNPDLIKDDKLGAFILANRRPAMLQGGTLVTQSASSKHPAAARALVEYLATPESILGAASQRGSVPGLRDLNDSSYVKENQFVDLSLQNLQHAVSEGGTAAWMEIREKIKPTLEPAIVGDQSAKDAIAELGRLAEAAIGRM